The nucleotide sequence CTGAGGCGCGCCCCCGCGGGCGGCCGCGAGCACGGGCCTGCGTCCTCGGCGCGGCGGGCCATGGAGGCCCTTCGGCGGGCCCACGAGGCCGCCCTCCGGCTGCTGCTGTCCGGGCGCCGGGCCTCGGGCGCCGCCTCCCGCCCGAAGCCCCGCGCCTCGGAGGTGCTGACGAGACACTTGCTGCAGCGGCGCCTGCCGCACTGGACCTCCTTCTGCGTGCCCTACAGCGCCGTCCGCAACGACCAGTTCGGCCTCTCGCACTTCAACTGGCCGGTGCAGGGCGCCAACTACCACGTCCTGCGCACCGGCTGCTTCCCCTTCATCAAGTACCACTGCTCCAGGGCGCCCTGGCAGGACCTGGCGCAGCAGAACCGCTTCTTCACGGCGCTCAAGGTCGTCAACCTCGGTGAGTGGCGGCCGCCGGGGACGGCCCCGCCGGCCACGAAGCACCTCGGCACACGTTGGCGGCGGAGGCCCGGGCCGGCGGGGTCAGGGCCCGCCTCGCCACGGCCGCGCCGACGGTCCGCGACACCGCCCCGGCTCCGCCCACGGAGCGACCTTCCCGGGCCGGCCTTGGCCCTTGCCCCCTGGGCTGCTGGCTCGGAACTCGTTCCCCCGAAAGTGGGCTACTGACGGGCCTGCGCTGAGGGCCCTCCAGCCTCCCCCCGAGGCAAGGGGCACCCCCTCGGGTCCCGCCGTGTGAATCCGCGAGGACCCCGCACTGCGCTCTTAGAAGGAGGGCGGGAAAAAGTCCCCACTGGAAAGTGGCTCTGAGGTTACGTATCTGTGGCACAGCGGGATTCATTCCCATGAACGTCACTTTGTGGGTGCGTTTATGTTACAAACACTAGAACTACTTTCcaagtttctttgttttctttataggaaGTCCCAGCAAGGTCGTTTTACTAAAAGCACTAAAGGTTTCCACCAAACATATTAGTTTCTTCAGGTGCTAGgcctaaaagatattttaaaaactacctcTTTAATGTTTGTCTGTTTTCATCGATATAGTCTAATTCTGAAAGTATTTACTCTCACcagatgtttattttcatttgttttaatgacAGAAGAGGCATGAACATTGACATGGGTTTATCTTCTATAGGTCAGGGAAAAATACGAGGCCTCAAGATGTTTTGCACCTATTAATAGCTGCTGTAATATCAATTAATCTAGATTTCAGTAATTCAGAATCTAGACATGGAGCTGAACCATGTTACCCAACCAGTTTTTTAAAGCCAGAATTAAAGCTAAACCCTGTGCAGCTATACTAGTATTACTTAATTTGATAgctgattaaatttaaatatagcatatgtatttttgcttttaaaaaacctCACATATGTCAGGCACGGGATTTTTGAGCCATTACTCCACTGGTGCTGTCCTCCAACAAGGAGAAGAGtgttatcctttaaaaatttgtCTTCTTATTTGACTGATGGACTATCTAGAGCATGACCACTAATTTGGAGGTTGATAAGAAGTTGAAGGTGAGGATACTTagaaaattcaactcaaaatTATTTGGAAAGACTAGAGTGATAACTagattgaagaagaaaaagtttaacatttttagaatCAAGAAATCATTCTTCCCAAATATAAAGAGTAATAGGTTAGGAAGAGTATAATAGGAGGGTTATAGGTAAACTATGAGCtaaatgccttttttaaaaaaagttgtcacaatttcaaataacattttgtttaagaTCACCTTAATAATTAGGGGCTTCTCTTTTAGATGTAGATATTAAGACATCCCAAAAAATGGGATATCCAGCACATTCCCCACATAGAAAAGTTAAACcttttgaggaaagaaaacagTTGTAGTTCTTTTATATGGGAGAGTGATTTAATGGTCTGTATGATCTTTTGGAAATTCTAAAAGTCCTGCTCAAATGGGAATAAGAGTTTTAagttaagcaaaaagaaagttTTTGCTCATGAATGCTTTAATACAAATTGGTTTATCCTGATAAGGGGAATTTTTTTCTGGACTTTTTAAATAGTAGTATATTCACCAATTtggtaatgtttattttttatttttgtctgatgGTAGGGAATGTGAATTAGATAATAAGATCCTTTCTTATTTTGTGATGTACAATTACCTCTCTGGATCATCAAGTACATATTCTACTAATAAGAATACTTAGGATTTTattcctcttcttcccttccaaATTAGTAATTATCAGAgtaattcatttttccattttctaaataatgaagatttctgtttactcatttgttccctttctcctctgccttcccTTCATTGGAAGCTGACATTTTACTGATGGTTTATCAGTCTGGGTATCCTGCTGGGAAAGAGATTGAGATTTAGGAAAAGCAACTTACCATTGGAATGAATGGGTAATCGGAGATTTACTAGcaagttctaatttttttttaagtgcttaatTTGACAGTGGTTTACCTACTGTTCAGTTGACTCAAAATGAATTATTGTGCAAAGAACTGATTTTCAAGTTCATTTCGATGTTCTGATATGTTTCAGAtagtctagaaaaaaattaatttttcatggcATCTTATAGACTTTAAAGCATATGTGCTACAAAGAAGattctttttatgtataagtTATAAATCTTCCCATTTAGTGTGTTAGTCTGACTAAATAAACAGatggcagaaaaaaaagaaatacagaatttatGCCTCCTATATCACAACTCCATCCCCTGTCAAGCAGCATTACTGATAATGGTTCCTAGTTGTTTCTTAAGAAGAGGTAATGTAGTTATTATTAAACGAGTAATCTTCGATCAGCCCCCCcattttagatgaaaaaatatCTACCATTTGTGGGATTTTTCAAAAGTGTGAATTTTTAAACTATCAATATTTTAACTGAAAACTGTGATAAATACTATAAAGCAAAAATCTCAGTGTCACCAGCCATTCCTTAAATTTGTGttaaaagtcatattttatatatttgattcctagtatatatttagaaaattagtAATTGCTTCTAGAGcctactttttttcttccttgttctaTTGATTTTCAGCTTTTGGAGTTGTgatactgtattttaattttatttttttatttcagctgctCTCTCTACTGCTCCCTTATTTCTGCCTGTCTTATTCATGTTTTTCTCTAGTCTACCTCCCACCCCTGTGCCaattacctttttttctctttggttaaACGATTTGTAAGTACCTttattctagttttttatttttttgtgtgacaTTTCCTTAAGGCACTAGAGATTCTTTTGGGCATTACTAGGGAAAAGAAGGCAATATAAAAGGTTTCATAGGAGTTCTAGGGAACCCTGTGAGAGTGACAAACTGTGATCTAGTATATTCCTAAAAATAGAGGAATATCAGCCTgaatgggcattttttttttccttctccttctcattGCCAGTTAGTGATGCTTCTCCTGATTAATCACAGTGGCTAGAATGTAGATTCAGGGAGTAAACACTAGATAGTCCAACACACACTCAAAAAGAGCATAACACAGCAAATATatctttgcagaaaaaaaaattagcaatatGATTAGTCCTGAGCATGTGTTGATTTCCTTATTAACTAGAAAGAGATTTTCCAAATGTACAGCTATCCCTTTAAATTGTCACTTTCTGCCCATTTCCCACATGGAAGCAATAAAATTAATACTTGTGCAGAGCATACAATACTTGTTATTGATTTGCCTGTGGTTTTATACCATAGGCAAATcatacatatgtttttaatatgttaatagtCATTGGTTTTAAATAAGTGCCttaaaagaaaggaattataAAAGTTTGTTTTGTATACAACACAGTATCATATTCAGAAGAATGCTTAATCCATATCTCTGGGTAGTGTCTGTTTGGTTTCATATATGACAAATAGcaactaattttaaataaagcagcAACATCTTACCAATGGAAATATTCCAAAGAAGAAACATGGGTTGAAGTCTACTATATACCTACTTCAAATTGGTTGAAACAAGGTTGTTTTCAAATCAATTGTAAAAATACTGATGATAATGTTTCTTTCTCATGCCTGTTATACTGAAATCTTCCTTAGAGTTAGGCTTTGCCTTAGGTTTTAAAGAGAGCTATTTGACCTAGTTTATTTTAAGTTGTACAAAAATTACTTTAGCCATCAGTGTTACTATCTAACTTAAAGAACAGTAATGTTGACCTCAAAATTTTAGCTCAAGGATAATAATCAGGAGCATCtacaattaaattaattttcttctccgtttgcttatttgtaaaaagaatatagaattgCTTCATCAGTATTTGAAGGTAATGAATTAGTGAAGTGCTTTGAAGTAAAATTTATGCCTACcttttctatagttttaaaaatctctagGCTCGCATAATTGCCTTTGTATTCCATAAGATGAAATTGCGGTCTTAGATGTAATCATAGAGTCAGTGttgagtaatatttttatatttttataactttataatttgTTAACATGGCTGAAGAGTATTATGTGATTAGTAACATGACAAATACATGGGTGCCTGATTAATAAGTATTGATGTTATAAATAACATTCATTTGTTTTCTAGGTATTCCAACTTTATTATATGGACTGGGCTCCTGGTTATTTGCCAGAGTCACAGAGACTGTGCATACCAGTTGTGGACCAATAacagtttattttctaaataaagaagATGAAGGTGCCATGTACTGAAAGTATGCATTGGAGAACATAAATATCACTGGATttcctctgtgtgtatgtgcaatatttatttttcatcttttaaaataaaacttttgcaaacacctttttctttctgtgttgtCTGGTTCTTTAAGATGAATCATTGCCCTCAAGAGGTAAAGCTttccatacatttttatatattacatactCTGTTTAGCTAATGGGAACTACAAACACGTGAAACTTCAcaccatttttttcctaaaactagGTTAAACAcgtaaaaaatgtttataatgtaaCAGATTCTATAGTTAGATATTAACAATTTAAATTGACTCTAGGccgtgtgcggtggctcacgcctttaatcctagcactctgggaggccaaggcaggccggattggtcaaggtcaggagtttgaaaccagcctgagcaagagcaagaccccgtctctactataaatagaaagaaattaattgtccaactaaaatatatatagaaaaaattagccgggcatggtggcagatgcctgtagttccagctactcaggaggctgaggcagaaggattgcttgagtccaggagtttgaggttgctgtgagctaggctgacgccac is from Microcebus murinus isolate Inina chromosome 6, M.murinus_Inina_mat1.0, whole genome shotgun sequence and encodes:
- the C6H15orf61 gene encoding uncharacterized protein C15orf61 homolog, which translates into the protein MEALRRAHEAALRLLLSGRRASGAASRPKPRASEVLTRHLLQRRLPHWTSFCVPYSAVRNDQFGLSHFNWPVQGANYHVLRTGCFPFIKYHCSRAPWQDLAQQNRFFTALKVVNLGIPTLLYGLGSWLFARVTETVHTSCGPITVYFLNKEDEGAMY